Proteins from a genomic interval of Vreelandella profundi:
- a CDS encoding DUF4212 domain-containing protein, which yields MADDKSNAAEYWKANVRLIYGCLAVWAFVSYGCAILFRPLLAGIPVGGTDLGFWFAQQGSILTFIVLIFFYAWKMNKLDQKYGLEE from the coding sequence ATGGCAGACGACAAAAGCAATGCTGCTGAATACTGGAAAGCTAACGTCCGTTTAATTTATGGATGCCTAGCCGTTTGGGCCTTCGTTTCTTACGGATGCGCTATTCTATTTCGCCCTCTCCTAGCCGGCATTCCGGTTGGCGGAACTGACTTAGGCTTCTGGTTTGCACAACAGGGCTCAATTCTGACTTTTATCGTACTGATCTTCTTCTATGCCTGGAAGATGAATAAGCTCGATCAAAAATATGGCCTTGAGGAGTAA
- a CDS encoding alpha/beta fold hydrolase, whose product MSHYALSGYSPVRPEALGETLRRQPAGRFLVQGRGPLSVHGEASVGRLLFAHGAGAGQQSAFMQQFVTSLAQQGVQVLCIDFPYMQQMQEAGRRRPPPPIAQTLAQLAEWYALLSPLSAIPLWVGGKSMGGRVATLLASQQTCPGVVVAGYPFHPPKAPDKLRLDHWPAIECPLLVLQGERDPFGTRSEVANYDLPANAHLAWLEDGDHDFKPRRSSGQTHKVLIDEATQIAASFVRAYG is encoded by the coding sequence GTGTCACACTATGCGTTGTCTGGATATAGCCCTGTCCGCCCTGAGGCGTTGGGAGAGACGCTTCGCCGCCAGCCAGCGGGGCGTTTTTTGGTACAAGGCAGGGGGCCGCTCTCAGTGCATGGCGAGGCTAGTGTAGGGCGGCTACTGTTTGCCCACGGGGCGGGAGCCGGCCAGCAGTCAGCGTTCATGCAGCAATTTGTCACCTCTTTAGCCCAGCAGGGCGTGCAAGTACTGTGCATCGACTTTCCCTATATGCAGCAGATGCAAGAAGCCGGCAGGCGCAGGCCTCCTCCGCCAATTGCTCAAACGCTTGCCCAGTTGGCAGAGTGGTATGCGTTACTGAGTCCGCTGTCGGCGATTCCTCTGTGGGTCGGGGGCAAGTCAATGGGTGGGCGTGTAGCGACGCTGCTAGCGAGCCAGCAGACGTGTCCTGGGGTCGTAGTGGCTGGTTACCCGTTTCATCCACCTAAAGCGCCTGACAAGCTTCGTCTGGACCACTGGCCAGCTATTGAGTGCCCTTTGCTTGTTTTACAGGGCGAGAGAGATCCTTTCGGCACCCGCAGTGAGGTCGCAAATTACGATTTACCAGCCAATGCCCATCTTGCATGGCTAGAAGATGGCGACCATGATTTCAAGCCGCGTCGCTCTTCTGGCCAAACGCACAAGGTTTTGATTGACGAAGCTACCCAAATTGCGGCATCCTTCGTCCGCGCTTACGGCTAA
- a CDS encoding DUF294 nucleotidyltransferase-like domain-containing protein: MVDVDLSQLPFTLLDDEGRDHIRRGIDLAYFDRDEIILETGQVGEFVFLIHKGEVAEIDASLPSSTSRIGHYTPGDIFGAISILNGKSRYRFKAEQECLCYLLPKALFQQLCSRYPTFSDFFRQSLTHKARLLTEKRAEGGVAMAGFMLAKVSECMREPLLVAASTDIASAVKQLNDSHADSLLVDTQGTLGMVTKTDLLNGLVLGSCDVTSPLDEIAHFNLVTVEPDQYLFEVLVLMTRHKVARVVVMENSVLSGVVELTDVLSYFSSRSFVVTLQVEQATSLEALAAASQRTPELVKALMTQGVKLRFAMDLLAALNGRIMSKAWEFTVGEGYRQHSCMMVMGSEGRGEQILKTDQDNGLILADDVQWPDLSADMKKLTNTLVQLGYPPCPGNIMVSNAEWVGTVSQWKASIAKWARERDGDSLMKLAIMLDAHAVAGNPSLLESVREELFARCSDDELLLSYFARTALRFSTPLTLFGSLKKPQHGIDIKKGGIFPIVHGVRTMALERRIKATSTLDRLDALASDGRLDRRFADDLGEALSLFAELRLKQQLDALEVESGQGVDQQAQAASRANRVVVQTLSSLERDLLREALHIVKDFKQRLSHRYHLEYS, translated from the coding sequence ATGGTTGATGTGGATTTATCCCAGCTGCCGTTTACGCTTCTTGATGATGAAGGGCGTGACCACATTCGCCGCGGCATTGATCTCGCTTATTTTGATCGCGACGAAATTATTTTAGAGACCGGCCAGGTGGGTGAGTTTGTTTTCTTAATTCATAAAGGAGAAGTGGCTGAAATAGATGCCAGCTTGCCATCGTCCACCTCGCGCATCGGACACTACACGCCGGGCGATATATTTGGCGCGATCAGCATTTTGAACGGTAAAAGCCGCTACCGCTTTAAGGCAGAGCAGGAGTGCCTGTGCTATTTATTGCCTAAGGCGCTGTTTCAGCAGCTTTGCAGTCGCTATCCAACCTTTAGTGACTTCTTTCGCCAATCGTTAACCCATAAGGCGCGCCTGCTGACTGAAAAGCGCGCCGAAGGGGGTGTCGCTATGGCGGGTTTCATGCTGGCTAAGGTCAGCGAGTGTATGCGCGAGCCGCTGCTAGTAGCCGCATCTACCGATATTGCTAGCGCCGTGAAGCAGCTTAACGATAGCCATGCCGACAGCCTGCTGGTGGACACCCAGGGTACGCTGGGAATGGTGACCAAAACCGACTTGCTTAACGGTTTGGTACTGGGCAGTTGTGATGTGACATCGCCGCTTGATGAAATTGCCCACTTCAATTTAGTGACTGTTGAGCCGGATCAGTACTTGTTTGAAGTATTGGTGCTTATGACGCGGCATAAAGTGGCCCGGGTCGTCGTGATGGAAAACAGCGTTTTAAGCGGCGTTGTCGAACTTACCGACGTGCTTAGCTACTTTTCAAGCCGCAGTTTTGTTGTGACTCTACAGGTTGAGCAGGCGACAAGCCTGGAGGCGCTGGCGGCAGCTAGCCAGCGTACGCCCGAGCTTGTTAAAGCGCTCATGACTCAGGGCGTTAAGCTGCGTTTCGCGATGGATCTGCTCGCTGCGTTGAACGGCCGCATCATGAGTAAAGCCTGGGAGTTTACCGTTGGCGAGGGGTACCGTCAGCATAGCTGCATGATGGTGATGGGAAGCGAAGGGCGCGGCGAGCAAATTCTGAAAACGGATCAAGATAATGGGCTAATTCTTGCCGATGACGTCCAGTGGCCTGATCTTTCCGCCGATATGAAAAAGCTAACTAACACCTTGGTGCAACTCGGTTATCCGCCATGTCCCGGCAATATTATGGTGTCTAATGCTGAGTGGGTAGGCACCGTGTCGCAGTGGAAAGCCAGTATTGCAAAGTGGGCCCGTGAGCGCGATGGCGATAGCCTGATGAAGCTGGCGATTATGCTTGATGCCCATGCCGTCGCGGGCAATCCAAGCCTGCTTGAAAGCGTGCGCGAAGAGCTGTTTGCACGCTGTTCCGATGACGAGCTGTTACTTTCCTATTTTGCCCGGACGGCGCTGCGCTTCTCAACGCCATTGACCCTGTTTGGCTCGTTGAAAAAGCCTCAGCACGGTATCGATATTAAAAAGGGCGGTATTTTTCCTATTGTTCACGGTGTTCGCACCATGGCGCTTGAACGGCGCATCAAAGCGACTTCTACGCTGGACCGGCTTGACGCCTTGGCTTCAGACGGCCGCTTAGATCGCCGTTTTGCTGATGATCTCGGTGAGGCGCTATCGCTGTTTGCCGAGCTGCGTCTTAAGCAACAGCTTGATGCATTGGAGGTGGAGAGTGGCCAAGGTGTGGATCAGCAAGCTCAAGCGGCTAGCCGGGCAAATCGAGTCGTGGTGCAAACGCTTTCGTCACTAGAACGTGACCTGTTGCGTGAGGCGCTGCACATCGTTAAAGACTTTAAACAGCGTCTTTCGCATCGTTATCATTTGGAGTATTCGTGA
- a CDS encoding sodium:solute symporter family protein, which produces MSQFAINLLFVGSSFALYIGIAIWARAGSTKDFYVAGGGVHPITNGMATAADWMSAASFISMAGLLASGGYANSTFLMGWTGGYVILAMLLAPYLRKFGKFTVPDFIGDRFYSNTARLVAIVCLIIASVTYVIGQMTGAGVAFSRFLEVSNTWGIWLAALIVFLYAVFGGMKGITYTQVAQYVVLIVAYTIPAVFIAMQLTGNPIPMFGMFSTHTESGVPLLEKLDSVVSALGFQDYTADVDNKLNMVLFTLSLMVGTAGLPHVIIRFFTVPKVADARWSAGWALVFIALLYLTAPAVGSMARLNLMTTVYPEMAGQVENYEEAAQTPILYEDRPEWFRTWEDTGLIIYNDVNSDGRIQFYNDATDYTDRGWEGNELNVNNDILVLANPEIANLPGWVIGLIAAGGIAAALSTAAGLLLAISSAISHDLIKTMINPKISEKSEMLAARISMGGAILLATFLGLNPPGFAAQTVALAFGIAGASLFPALMMGIFSKRMNNSGAIAGMLAGLISTLLYIFTYLGWFFVAGTNMLANTPDNWFLGISPLSFGAVGAMINFAVAFAVSSVTKAPPQEIQDLVESVRYPKGAGMAIDH; this is translated from the coding sequence ATGAGCCAGTTTGCAATTAACTTACTGTTCGTCGGCTCTTCCTTTGCCCTTTATATCGGCATCGCGATTTGGGCACGAGCAGGCTCGACGAAAGACTTCTATGTGGCAGGCGGCGGCGTTCATCCTATCACCAACGGGATGGCTACCGCGGCGGACTGGATGTCAGCGGCATCGTTTATCTCGATGGCGGGCTTGCTCGCCTCCGGTGGCTATGCGAACTCCACCTTTTTGATGGGCTGGACCGGTGGCTATGTGATCCTGGCGATGCTGCTAGCGCCTTACCTACGTAAATTTGGCAAGTTCACCGTACCAGACTTCATCGGTGACCGCTTCTACAGCAATACCGCGCGCCTTGTCGCGATTGTGTGCTTGATTATCGCCTCCGTTACTTACGTTATCGGTCAAATGACCGGTGCAGGCGTTGCCTTCTCTCGCTTTTTGGAAGTTAGCAACACTTGGGGTATTTGGCTTGCCGCGCTAATCGTTTTCCTCTACGCCGTATTTGGCGGCATGAAAGGCATCACCTACACCCAGGTTGCTCAATACGTGGTGTTGATTGTTGCCTACACCATCCCTGCGGTATTTATTGCCATGCAGCTAACCGGCAATCCCATTCCGATGTTCGGCATGTTCAGTACGCATACCGAATCCGGCGTGCCGCTGCTTGAGAAACTGGACAGCGTGGTAAGCGCACTTGGCTTCCAAGACTACACCGCTGACGTAGATAACAAGCTCAACATGGTGCTGTTCACCCTGTCGCTAATGGTCGGTACTGCCGGTCTTCCTCACGTTATTATTCGCTTTTTCACCGTGCCTAAAGTGGCCGACGCGCGCTGGTCTGCGGGCTGGGCATTAGTCTTCATTGCGCTGCTTTATCTCACCGCGCCAGCGGTAGGCTCCATGGCCCGCTTGAACCTGATGACCACGGTTTATCCAGAAATGGCGGGGCAGGTTGAGAACTACGAAGAAGCGGCACAAACGCCGATCCTGTACGAAGACCGCCCTGAGTGGTTCCGTACCTGGGAAGACACGGGGCTGATTATCTACAACGACGTCAACAGCGATGGCCGCATCCAGTTTTACAATGATGCCACTGACTACACCGATCGTGGTTGGGAAGGTAACGAGCTCAACGTCAATAACGATATCCTGGTACTCGCTAACCCTGAAATCGCCAACTTACCCGGCTGGGTCATTGGTTTGATTGCAGCAGGCGGCATCGCAGCGGCGCTCTCTACCGCGGCGGGCTTGCTACTGGCAATCTCTTCAGCCATTAGCCACGATTTGATCAAAACGATGATCAATCCAAAAATCAGCGAAAAAAGCGAGATGCTGGCGGCCAGGATTTCAATGGGTGGGGCGATATTATTAGCCACCTTCCTAGGGCTTAACCCGCCGGGGTTTGCGGCACAAACGGTCGCCCTGGCCTTTGGTATTGCCGGTGCATCGCTGTTCCCTGCGCTGATGATGGGTATTTTCTCTAAGCGGATGAACAACTCAGGCGCGATTGCTGGCATGCTGGCGGGCTTAATCAGCACCCTGCTGTATATCTTCACCTACCTGGGCTGGTTCTTTGTTGCAGGCACCAACATGTTGGCAAATACGCCTGACAACTGGTTCCTGGGCATCTCTCCGCTGTCCTTCGGTGCCGTGGGTGCAATGATTAACTTTGCGGTTGCCTTTGCGGTCTCTAGCGTGACAAAAGCTCCGCCGCAAGAAATTCAGGACCTGGTGGAAAGCGTTCGCTATCCGAAAGGTGCTGGCATGGCGATAGATCACTAA
- a CDS encoding hybrid sensor histidine kinase/response regulator, translating to MFHGGLLVAVSLLYIAVLFCIAWYGDRRARTHGATRRRPIIYSLALAIYCTSWTFYGAVGQAATAGWSFASIFVGPILTFLLFWPVLAKMIRVAKHQNVTSIADFIASRYGKTQSLAAFASLVALVGTLPYIALQLKAVSTTFSVLTDATDVTHTPLFGDTAFYVAIVMAIFAILFGTRHTDATEHHEGLIHAVAFESLVKLLAFVVLGAFVTWGMFGGLGELMSHAESQLQLQRQLANQDFGQSFWAQTLLAMLAILCLPRQFHVAVVENIHPDDASKARWLFPLYLLAIAFFVVPLAAAGLLLFSETGIEPDTYVLALSVASGHQWLTLLTFIGGFSAATGMVIVAAVAVSIMISNEIVIPALFRLRWFDTKARDYGRLVLRTRRLTIVAVLAMAYGFYQLLAEFTSLASIGMLSFAAAAQFAPAVIGGLYWKRGNRFGVIVGMNAGFAIWVYSLLMPAMINAGVLPTQWLEGGPLGLNWLSPTALFGLNLGDSFTHGVMLSLGINLFCYIFVSQVTSQRVVERIQASLFVDSVETRQTSVNRPWTGATTVGDLKVLCERFLGASQVGRAFEDYARRTGKPLDDGTRASIDIIQFTERFLASVLGASSARIVVNSALQGRGIGISDVISIVDEASQVLEFNRALLQATIENINQGISVVDQNLRLVVWNQRYLELFRFPDHLIRVGAPIDRIFRYNAHNSEYGPGDPEEHVQLLLDNIREGQPHRYVRYRQDGSVLEVQGNPMPGGGFVYTYQDITQQKRIEEALIRSENNIRIYTDNVPALIAYFDKECRYLFTNRAYEQAFNIDRNAVIGRRFEDVLQVKQAEERTPWVTRALSGERVSFEVSLRVNEAMRYMLVTYTPHFGDSQTILGFFALYQDITERRQAEIALEETNETLEERVRERTQALSEANAALRQENRVRAEAELALRQAKQLAEDANASKTRFLAAASHDLLQPLNAARLFTSALMQNVTKPDTQRIVGHIDNSLQAAEELLSTLLDISKLDAGALTPRRNHFPLADIFRPLRAEFEVMADDRGLDLDVVPTQLWVDSDPQMLRRIVQNFLSNAIRYTQEGRVLLGCRRQNGWLSIEVWDSGPGIPESKLTEIFQEFRRLDQVSRHKESEKGLGLGLSIADRMSRVLDHPIKVRSTVGKGAVFSVSVPTVAAREANASDLEPQMRRGGHKLNGTRIVCIDNETLILEGMTAMLSGWGCEVFTATSIGGAKSILRNMDGEPDAILADYHLDNEVTGLMALEALSERFEGAVPGIVITADRTEVVAEEIKRAGYQLLLKPVKPAALRALLTRTLQANRAAR from the coding sequence ATGTTTCACGGCGGGCTACTGGTCGCGGTATCGTTACTCTATATTGCCGTTTTGTTCTGCATAGCATGGTACGGTGACCGCCGAGCGCGCACGCATGGCGCCACCCGGCGGCGTCCGATCATCTATAGCTTAGCGCTGGCGATTTACTGCACCTCCTGGACGTTTTACGGCGCCGTAGGACAAGCCGCTACAGCCGGCTGGTCGTTCGCCAGCATCTTCGTCGGGCCCATATTAACGTTTTTACTTTTCTGGCCCGTGCTGGCCAAAATGATCCGTGTTGCGAAGCATCAAAACGTTACGTCTATTGCCGACTTTATTGCCTCCCGCTACGGCAAAACGCAATCGTTGGCCGCCTTTGCCAGTCTCGTCGCACTCGTCGGCACCCTTCCCTACATTGCTTTACAGCTTAAAGCGGTTTCCACCACGTTTAGCGTACTCACCGACGCCACGGACGTAACCCATACGCCGCTGTTTGGCGATACGGCGTTCTACGTCGCCATTGTCATGGCTATTTTTGCGATCTTATTCGGCACCCGGCACACCGATGCCACCGAACATCACGAAGGCTTAATTCATGCGGTCGCGTTTGAATCGCTGGTCAAGTTACTGGCCTTCGTGGTACTCGGCGCCTTTGTCACCTGGGGTATGTTCGGCGGTCTGGGGGAGTTAATGAGCCATGCCGAGAGCCAGCTTCAGCTCCAGCGCCAGCTCGCCAACCAGGATTTTGGCCAAAGCTTCTGGGCACAAACGCTGCTCGCCATGCTGGCGATTCTTTGCTTACCGCGCCAATTTCACGTGGCGGTGGTGGAAAACATCCACCCTGACGACGCTTCCAAAGCCCGCTGGCTGTTTCCGCTTTATTTGCTAGCCATTGCGTTTTTTGTAGTGCCCTTAGCCGCCGCCGGGCTGCTGTTATTTTCCGAAACTGGTATAGAACCTGACACCTACGTACTGGCACTGTCGGTGGCGTCAGGGCACCAGTGGCTGACGCTACTCACCTTTATTGGCGGGTTTTCTGCTGCAACGGGCATGGTGATTGTCGCCGCGGTGGCGGTATCTATCATGATCTCCAACGAGATTGTCATTCCAGCGCTGTTCCGCCTGCGCTGGTTTGATACCAAAGCACGCGATTACGGCCGCCTAGTGCTGCGTACTCGCCGCCTGACGATTGTCGCTGTACTGGCCATGGCCTACGGTTTTTACCAACTGCTGGCTGAATTCACCTCCCTGGCCTCTATTGGCATGCTGTCGTTTGCGGCCGCCGCGCAGTTTGCACCGGCAGTGATTGGCGGGCTTTACTGGAAGCGCGGCAATCGGTTCGGGGTTATCGTCGGTATGAACGCAGGCTTCGCGATCTGGGTATATAGCCTGCTAATGCCCGCCATGATCAATGCTGGCGTGCTGCCAACCCAGTGGCTTGAAGGTGGCCCGTTAGGGCTTAACTGGCTATCGCCAACGGCACTGTTTGGGCTTAATTTGGGCGATAGCTTTACCCACGGCGTGATGCTGTCACTCGGGATTAACCTGTTTTGCTACATTTTTGTCTCCCAGGTCACCTCTCAGCGAGTAGTTGAGCGTATTCAGGCGTCACTGTTTGTCGATAGCGTGGAAACACGCCAGACCTCGGTCAACCGCCCCTGGACCGGGGCAACCACCGTAGGCGATTTAAAAGTGCTCTGTGAGCGTTTTCTAGGCGCCAGCCAAGTGGGCCGCGCCTTTGAAGACTACGCCCGCCGCACGGGCAAACCGTTGGACGACGGCACCCGCGCATCGATTGATATTATTCAGTTTACTGAACGCTTTCTGGCCTCGGTTCTCGGCGCGTCATCGGCACGCATAGTGGTTAACTCGGCGCTTCAGGGGCGCGGCATCGGCATTTCGGACGTGATTTCAATTGTCGATGAAGCCTCGCAGGTGTTGGAGTTCAACCGAGCGCTGCTGCAGGCCACTATTGAAAATATTAATCAGGGCATCAGCGTAGTCGATCAAAACCTGCGTCTGGTGGTGTGGAACCAGCGCTATCTGGAGCTATTCCGCTTCCCTGACCACCTCATTCGCGTCGGTGCGCCGATTGATCGCATCTTCCGCTACAACGCCCATAACAGCGAATATGGCCCCGGAGATCCGGAAGAACACGTCCAGCTACTGCTCGACAACATTCGCGAAGGCCAGCCCCATCGCTATGTGCGCTATCGCCAGGATGGCAGCGTGCTAGAAGTTCAGGGCAACCCGATGCCGGGGGGCGGTTTTGTTTATACCTATCAGGACATTACCCAGCAAAAGCGTATAGAAGAGGCGCTGATCCGCTCGGAAAACAATATCCGAATTTATACCGACAACGTGCCCGCGCTGATCGCCTACTTCGACAAAGAGTGTCGCTACCTATTTACCAACCGCGCCTACGAGCAGGCCTTTAATATTGATCGCAACGCGGTCATTGGTCGTCGTTTTGAGGACGTGCTTCAGGTCAAACAGGCCGAGGAGCGCACGCCCTGGGTTACCCGTGCACTAAGCGGGGAGCGCGTGAGTTTTGAAGTCTCGCTGCGCGTTAACGAGGCTATGCGCTATATGCTCGTGACCTACACTCCTCACTTTGGCGACAGCCAAACTATTTTGGGTTTCTTTGCCCTTTACCAAGATATTACCGAGCGCCGCCAAGCTGAAATTGCCCTAGAGGAGACCAACGAAACGCTTGAAGAGCGCGTACGTGAGCGTACTCAGGCGCTTTCGGAGGCCAACGCAGCGCTACGCCAAGAGAACCGCGTACGCGCGGAGGCAGAGCTCGCCCTGCGCCAAGCTAAACAGCTGGCGGAAGATGCCAACGCTTCTAAAACACGTTTTCTCGCTGCCGCCAGCCATGATTTACTGCAGCCTTTGAACGCTGCTCGGCTGTTTACCTCGGCACTCATGCAAAATGTCACTAAGCCAGATACACAGCGTATCGTTGGCCATATTGATAACTCGCTTCAGGCGGCCGAGGAGCTGCTCAGCACCCTACTGGATATCTCTAAACTGGATGCCGGCGCCTTAACACCACGTCGCAACCACTTCCCGCTGGCGGATATCTTCCGCCCACTGCGCGCCGAATTTGAGGTAATGGCTGACGACAGAGGGCTGGATTTAGACGTGGTGCCGACTCAGCTATGGGTCGACTCAGATCCTCAGATGCTGCGGCGTATCGTGCAAAATTTCTTATCTAATGCTATTCGCTACACCCAAGAGGGCCGGGTACTGCTGGGCTGTCGCCGCCAAAACGGCTGGCTCTCTATTGAAGTGTGGGACAGCGGTCCTGGCATTCCTGAATCTAAACTGACCGAGATTTTTCAAGAGTTCCGTCGTTTAGATCAAGTTTCGCGGCACAAAGAAAGCGAAAAGGGATTGGGGCTGGGTCTCTCGATTGCCGACCGCATGAGCCGGGTGCTTGATCACCCTATCAAAGTACGCTCAACGGTAGGCAAAGGCGCGGTTTTCTCGGTCAGCGTGCCGACAGTCGCCGCCCGGGAAGCCAACGCATCCGATCTAGAGCCTCAAATGCGCCGTGGTGGTCATAAATTGAACGGTACGCGTATCGTGTGTATCGACAATGAAACGCTGATTCTAGAAGGCATGACGGCCATGCTAAGCGGGTGGGGCTGCGAAGTGTTTACGGCCACTAGCATTGGGGGAGCAAAATCCATTCTGCGTAATATGGACGGTGAGCCCGATGCTATTCTGGCTGACTATCACCTGGATAATGAAGTCACTGGTTTGATGGCGCTGGAGGCGCTCAGCGAGCGCTTTGAAGGGGCAGTGCCAGGCATTGTGATCACCGCAGATCGTACAGAAGTCGTTGCTGAAGAAATCAAACGGGCGGGTTACCAGCTGCTGCTAAAGCCGGTTAAACCGGCGGCGCTGCGGGCTCTATTGACGCGTACGTTACAGGCCAATCGCGCGGCGCGCTAA
- a CDS encoding heme-binding protein: MQTKAILAQADVINVLDAAQKEAESNGWSVTIAVTDDGGHLLGLRRLDGAAPFSADVATHKARSAAMGRKETQVFEEMINGGRTAFISAPLQGLLSGGVPIIVDGHVIGAVGISGVKPDQDVLVAKAAVSIIA, from the coding sequence ATGCAAACAAAAGCTATTCTCGCCCAAGCCGATGTCATTAACGTATTAGACGCAGCGCAGAAAGAAGCTGAGAGTAACGGCTGGTCGGTGACGATTGCAGTGACCGACGATGGCGGTCATTTATTAGGCCTACGCCGTTTAGACGGAGCTGCACCCTTCAGTGCTGACGTCGCTACGCACAAAGCGCGTAGCGCCGCGATGGGCCGCAAAGAAACACAAGTGTTTGAAGAAATGATCAACGGCGGGCGCACCGCGTTTATTTCTGCGCCGCTGCAAGGCCTTCTCTCAGGCGGCGTGCCGATTATTGTCGATGGCCATGTGATAGGCGCTGTCGGCATTTCAGGCGTCAAGCCTGATCAAGACGTGCTAGTGGCCAAAGCAGCCGTGAGCATTATTGCTTAA
- the ttcA gene encoding tRNA 2-thiocytidine(32) synthetase TtcA yields MQSLNHFDPHPSSAHVNPAQGGSEDFAGAKQKRDFNKLQKRLRREVGNAIIDYQMINEGDRIMVCLSGGKDSYTMLEILRNLQRNAPINFSLIAVNLDQKQPGFPEHVLPAYLDKQGVEYHIVERDTYSVVKEKTPEGKTTCALCSRLRRGSLYGFAEEIGANKIALGHHREDILETLFLNMFFGGSLKAMPPKLLSDDGKNMVIRPLAYCKEADIAEFSRLMEFPIIPCNLCGSQPNMQRQVVKEMLAEWDKNYPGRLESMFKAVTNIAPSQLADRSLFNFEGLEAKQAELMAGRIQAFNVG; encoded by the coding sequence ATGCAATCTCTTAATCATTTTGATCCCCATCCTTCCTCGGCCCACGTTAATCCTGCGCAGGGCGGCTCAGAGGATTTTGCTGGCGCCAAGCAAAAGCGCGATTTTAACAAACTGCAAAAGCGTCTACGCCGAGAAGTGGGCAATGCGATTATTGATTATCAAATGATCAATGAGGGTGACCGCATAATGGTGTGCCTGTCCGGCGGTAAAGACAGTTACACGATGCTGGAGATTTTGCGCAATTTACAGCGCAACGCGCCGATCAATTTTTCGCTGATAGCGGTCAATCTGGATCAAAAGCAGCCGGGCTTTCCTGAGCACGTGCTGCCTGCCTATCTGGATAAGCAGGGCGTTGAATATCACATTGTTGAGCGTGATACCTATTCGGTGGTGAAGGAAAAAACGCCTGAAGGTAAAACTACCTGTGCTCTGTGTTCACGCCTTCGTCGCGGCTCGCTGTACGGCTTTGCTGAAGAGATTGGGGCCAACAAGATTGCCTTGGGGCATCACCGCGAAGATATTCTTGAGACGCTGTTTCTGAATATGTTTTTCGGCGGCAGCTTAAAGGCAATGCCCCCAAAACTACTGTCCGATGACGGTAAAAACATGGTCATTCGGCCGCTGGCCTACTGCAAAGAAGCCGATATCGCTGAATTCTCGCGGCTGATGGAATTCCCGATTATCCCCTGCAACCTATGCGGCTCTCAGCCCAATATGCAGCGCCAAGTAGTCAAAGAAATGCTCGCCGAGTGGGATAAGAACTACCCCGGCCGCCTGGAAAGCATGTTCAAAGCCGTTACCAATATTGCGCCTTCACAGTTGGCAGACCGCAGTCTTTTCAACTTCGAAGGCTTAGAGGCCAAACAGGCGGAGCTAATGGCGGGGCGTATCCAGGCGTTTAACGTCGGCTAG
- a CDS encoding DNA polymerase III subunit epsilon gives MSGIWLLDRHVALFSGSLRTLLRRESDRRRCADSPYAWLFQPYMGEELVALTCHVTPTVSSPVISLAAIVFNQQRILTSQAFVLSLGAAGQADNASLRRHRLLCQAGEITPPSSGNLSALVEFIGNRPVVGWQLDQRIGALNALLSARLNFELPNAQVDVAKLHQRQLRRVHPEVDAPSSFAQALACWQVPAMGATHSVLGEATASALLYMRLQRVMAEAV, from the coding sequence GTGAGTGGAATATGGCTGCTAGATCGACACGTGGCGCTGTTTAGCGGCTCGCTACGCACGTTGCTGCGTCGTGAAAGCGATCGGCGGCGCTGTGCTGATTCCCCCTACGCCTGGTTATTTCAGCCCTACATGGGGGAAGAGCTGGTGGCGCTCACCTGTCACGTAACGCCAACGGTGTCATCACCGGTCATTAGCCTGGCGGCTATTGTGTTTAATCAGCAGCGCATACTGACCAGTCAGGCCTTTGTGCTGAGCTTGGGCGCGGCGGGCCAGGCTGATAATGCGTCGCTGCGCCGCCATCGCTTACTGTGCCAGGCAGGTGAAATAACGCCGCCAAGCAGCGGTAACCTAAGTGCGTTAGTGGAGTTCATCGGCAATCGCCCCGTTGTGGGCTGGCAGCTGGATCAGCGAATTGGAGCGCTCAATGCGCTGCTAAGCGCGCGCCTAAATTTTGAACTGCCCAACGCCCAGGTCGATGTGGCGAAATTACACCAGCGCCAGTTAAGGCGCGTGCACCCAGAAGTTGACGCGCCTAGCAGCTTTGCCCAGGCGTTGGCCTGCTGGCAGGTGCCTGCTATGGGAGCTACCCACAGCGTATTAGGCGAAGCCACGGCGAGCGCGCTGCTGTACATGCGCCTGCAGCGCGTGATGGCAGAGGCCGTTTAG